The region CCGCAGGAGCCGTGGCTGAAGTGGAAGCTTATGCAGCCGACACCAAGATCAATAGCTGGTTTAACGGTGAAGTCTCACAAGTCTTACTGCACAGTGGTGAGTTAGCTCCGCAAGGATTTCCCGTTGTGACCGTGATTGACACCCAAGACACTTGGGCCGTTTTTAATGTGCGTGAAGACTATCTTCGCCACTTTGCCAAAGGCGCGACTATTAAAGCCTATGTTCCAGCATTACAGAAAAGCCTCGACTTTAAAGTGACACACATCGCCGTGATGGGCGATTTTGCCACATGGCGTTCGACGGATGCGACCCAAGGTTTTGATTTACGAACGTTTGAAGTGGAAGCCCGCCCCGTTGAACCAAGCAGCGCTTTGCGCATGGGGATGAGCATAGCGGTAACATTGACCCCTTAAATCTAAAGAGACACTTTGACTATGTGGCAACAGCAGTGGCGATCTATTCAAGATAACCGATGGCTACAGTGGAGCGTAATTTGGTTACCTCTGCTGCTGGCTGCGTTTTTGTGGTGGATTTTCTCTGCGGCGATAGTGCGAGATTTACCAATAGGTGTGGTCGATCTCTCCCACAGCACGTTATCAAGAAGCTTGATTCGCGATGTCGATGCCACATCGACACTCGCCGTCACGCGCTATTATGCCTCTGTTGATCAAGCCAGTGATGATCTGATCCAGAGTAAAATTTACGCGTACATCGTTATCCCCTATCGCTTTGATCGCGACCTAACTCTGGGTCATCAACCCACGGTGACCACCTTTTATAACAGCCAATACATTTTAACTGGGCGATTAGTGAATTCTGCGGTAGCGACCGTGCAAGCCTCTTTCAATGCCAAGGTCGACTTGGTCAAAACCTTATCTCGTGGTCAGCAAACCACACTTGGAGCCCTTGCTAATGCGGTTCCCATTCAAACGCAAATGACCCCGCTATTTAACTTAAATATGAACTACGCGCAGTTTTTGCTCTCAGGCATTATCCCAGCGCTGTGGCAGATTATTATTGTGGCGAGTGTGATCATGGTGTTGGCGAACAACCACCAGCAGACGCAAGATGAAGTGCAGTGGCAACAGGCACCGCTTACTCAACTGCTAAGAGTCATCACACCTTATCTGCCGTGGTTTGCGCTCCAAGGAATGGGGTATCTCTATTGGTTTTATTGCTTACTTGGATGGCCAAATCATGGACATCTTATCGCGATCCTCGCGGCGCAGTGGCTCACCATCGCAGCCTGTGTCGTAATGGGAATTCTGTTTTATCTCATTACCCTTGATGCAGCGCGAAGCCTAAGTTTTGCAGCAGCCTACACCGCCCCTAGTTTCGCTTTTATGGGGGTGACTTTCCCTGCCACCAATATGGGCACACTCGCTACGCTATGGCGCGATATTTTGCCGATTAGCCACTACATTGAAGTACAAATTCAACAAGTCAACTACGGTCTATCTTCTTGGGAATCTCTGCCCACCATGCTGAATTTGCTGTGGTATACCATTCCATTGGCTGCGGTTCTCTGGCTAGCGCCGAGGCGTTTAACCCCATCGTCTAGGGCTGCGGAGGATCACTCATGTTAAGTGTTTTGATGCAAGAATGGCGAGCCCTCACTCGTAACGCTGTGGTGGTATTAACCGTCTTCGGTGGCGTGTTTTTTTACTCCTATCTTTATCCGCTACCCTACGCGCATCAAATACCGCTGAAGCAGCCGATTGCTGTGGTCAATCTTGATAGGAGCGCCATCAGTTATCAATTAGAACGAATGGTGGACGCCACACCACAACTTGCGGTGATGACGCGCATGGAAACCATCGCTGACGCCAAGCAAGCGTTTCTAGCACAACGCATTACTGGTTTTTTGGTGATCCCCGAACATTTTTACCGTGATTTGATGTTAGGCAGTCGTCCGACCCTCTCCTACGCGGGCGATGCCTCGTATTTTCTTGTCTATGGCACCATAGCGGAAGGGCTTGCTAAAGCCTCTGGCACTTTATCTGCACAGGCTAAAGTCACGCGATTACTGGCCAAAGGGCAGGCTTTAGTGCAAGCACAATCGGGTTACGCGCCAACGTTATCGAATTTAAAACCGACCTTTAACGCGCGCATGGGGTATGTCGATTATGTTGTCCCTGCCGTTTTTGTGCTGATTTTGCAGCAAACCTTAGTGATGGCAGCAGGGCTTATCGGAGGGACACAAAAAACAGATTACCGATCAAACCGTTATTGTTGGTCAGAACCAACGTGGAAGATATTGCTTACGCGGTCTATCGTGTTAGTAGCGGTCTACTATGTGCTCAGCGCTTACTATTTTGGTGGCAGTTTTCATTTTCATGGCGTCAATACCTTAGCCAACCCGGTGCAATTGATGACCTTACTTTTGCCATTTTTACTCTGCTCAGTATTTATCGGCATGGTGCTTGGCGCTGCAACGCCCAAACGAGAGTACGTGACCTTATTGGTATTGGTCAGTTCAATGCCGCTGGTCTTTTCGGCAGGATTTATCTGGCCAGTGGAGAGTTTACCCAAGCCGCTCACGGCCCTGGTGAGCCTGTTTCCCAGCACTCCGGCAATTCAAGGTTTTTTAGCGTTAAATCAAATGGGCGCAAGTTGGCCCCAAGTGGCGACGCAATGGACTCATTTGTGGCTACTCACCGTGGTTTGGGGCGTACTAGCGTGGGTAACGTACCAACGCACTCAACATGCCATTCGGACTCTATTTTAGATTAGAGAGACAACAGAGATAAGAAGGCTAAGTATCTAACAAACGGTAAAACTTGCTCAAGCAAACAAACTATTTGGCCGAATTTACCCTTGGATGTTCTTGCCACTGTTTTTTCATTTTAGCGATGGTTTTATCGTCCACACCATGGACATTGCCATACTGTTCTCGGCACACCATGATGGTTAATTTGGCTTGGTATTTTCTCGCCAACTTGCGATAAAACGCCATTTCCCATTGGCGCACAAAGGTATTTGATACCACGATATTGTGCCCTTCCGATAGCCAGTACTCACTTTGAGCCTGACACCAATCATGCGCTTGACCAATCAGTTCAGGGCGAAAATGATAGTCACCGTGTTGATTAACAAAGAACATGTCCGCTTCCAAATGAACACCGGGTAAAGTTTTGGCGAGGGTCGACTTTCCCGAGCCAGGTAAACCTCGAATCAAGGTAATGTTCAGTGACATACTTATTTAACTCTTTGTTATCAATATTAAAACCTAAGAAACCAACCACTAAGCCGACTCAGCTTAAGGCGAGAAAGAAGTTTACTGTTTTCTCTTTTTTAGCGTAACTTATTTTTAATGCCTACGCATTTTGCTCTCGACATCATTCAGCAGTTAGGTTATAAGTCTAGATGTATAGACGTCCATAAATATCGCTTAGGGAGAAAGCTGTGCCTATTAAGATACCTGATCAATTACCGGCTAGAGATGTGTTACGACATGAGAACATCTTTGTGATGCCTGAGTCTCGTGCTTCCACTCAGGAAATTCGACCACTCAAAGTGTTGATCTTAAATCTTATGCCGAAAAAGATAGAGACAGAGACTCAATTCTTACGTCTTCTGTCCAATTCACCTTTGCAAATCGACATTGAGCTGCTGCGTATTGACGATCGTCCAAGCAAAAATACGCCAGAAGAGCACCTCAACGCCTTCTATCGTCAATTTGAACTGGTGGAAAAACGCAACTTCGATGGCTTGATCATCACTGGTGCGCCTTTGGGTTTGGTTCAGTTTGAAGATGTTGTCTATTGGGATCACCTCAAACGCATTATGGATTGGGCGAAAAGTCATGTGACATCCACTCTTTACGTGTGTTGGGCTGCTCAAGCGGCACTGAAGTTGATCTACAACTTGCCAAAACGCACCCGCGAAGAGAAACTTTCTGGTGTTTATCAGCATGAAATTCGTCAACAGTTCCACCCATTACTGCGTGGTTTTGATGATACTTTCCTTGCGCCGCACTCACGTTACGCCGATTTTGATGTGGAGTATTTAGCCGAGCATACCGATCTCGACATTCTTGCGACCTCTAAAGTTGCAGGTGTGTATCTGGCTTCCACCAAAGATAAACGTAATGTGTTTGTCACAGGTCACCCAGAATACGATGCTTTTACCTTACACAATGAATACATTCGTGATGTAAAAGAGGGGCTAGATCCAGCAATGCCAGTGAACTACTACCCAGATAACAACCCAGAAAACCAGCCTCACGCCAGCTGGCGTAGCCATGGTCATCTGCTGTTTGCTAACTGGCTTAACTACTGCGTTTACCAACAAACACCGTACGATCTGGATAACTTCAGCGAAGACAAATTCACCAAAGACGAAGATTGATTCGCCGCAGCGACAGAGTGACATCAGTGAGTTGAGATTGAAAGACAAAGGCCACCAGAATGTGGCCTTTTTTGTCAGTGCTTCTCAGCCGTTTTTGCCATCTCACTCGCACACTGAATGCAACAGGCTAGATGAGCACCTAAGCGCTTTTTAAGATAGCACTCCTTTGGTTAGGAGCGCCGAAAATGACCAAGCGATATTTTTTCTTATCACTGCTACTGTGCCTTTTGTCTGGCTGTGTTCATCAATCCTCGCAAAAGACCACTCAAGATCCTCAAGCGATCGCGGATGCCCGAATTGCCTTAGGTCTTGCCTATCTCAAACAGCATGATAGCGTCAAAGCCAAACAGAATTTAGATCGCGCGTTAGAAGTGATGCCACATTACCTCTCCGCCCAACTGGCCATGACCTATTACTACGAGCAAGTTGGTGAACTGGGATTAACTCGCAAGGCGTTTACCGATGCCCTCAAGGATCATCGACAAAGTGGCGATTTACTGAATAACTACGGCGCGTTTCTCTGTCGGCAAAAAGAATATGCTCCATCACTGGCCTTTTTTGAACGCGCCGTTGCCTCGCCTAATTACCACGATATTGCAGCAACTTACGAGAACGCCGCCTTATGCGCTTGGCAAGCCAAGCAAGATGACAAAGCGCTACGCTATTTTACCCACGCCCTGCACTACTCTCCCGATAATGAACGGCTGCAACGTTATATGATTCGTTGGGCAAGTGAAACCAAACAATGGGATGTAGTTAAGGAAAGGCTGCAGCATTATGTGAGGCGATTTGGTAACAGTCGTTACACGGCAGAAATTGAGCGCCAGTTAGCCTCAGTGTCTAGAAACTAAAAACCGGATACTAAAACTAGTCAGTAAAACAGCCACTAAAGACCAATCACTAAAGAAAAAAGACCAGTAGTAAATGTTCAACGAACTAAACAGGTTATTTCACGTTGGTAGGACGCCCGTCACGCCCCCCTTTGCGGTCCCGATAATGCACTCGACGTAAACGGCGTGTCTTTCTTGCTCGCTGCATCTTCAAATATTCAAGAAACAACATACGACAAAAGAAGAACAACCCCACCAGCAACAGTAGGGTAAACACCGACATAAAAGGAACGCAAAGCCAATCAGGCTGACAAGGTACAAAAAATTCGAAGTCCATATCAACCTCCTGCGAGCAAGCACTCTTAGTATCGCGTAATTACAATATTAGCGAATTATCTTGCTCAAAAAGTTAACATTTTTCCTTCAGCCACACTTTGCGCTGACTAGCATTTTGAAAACTCCATGCAATAAAACGGCTGATTTTTTGACCTTGCGCCATTTCGACGACTTGCGCCTCGACCGCTCCAACTTGCTCAAGTTGTTTACGCATCCAGCGTACATTCTCTTTTTTCGAGATCAGCGAGCTAAACCAGAGTACCTGGTCTTTAAAGAGCGCACTTTCTCGAGCCATTTTCTGCAAAAATGCTGCCTCACCGCCCGGACACCAAAGCTCGGCTTTTTGTCCACCAAAATTGAGCCCAGAGCTTTTACTCATCACGCTTTTTCCACCCTGACGTTTCTGTGCATTTTTTGCCAAGTTAGCTCGTTTTTGTTCAGTGCCCTTTTGCGCCTCTTCAAGTGAACTATGAAAAGGAGGGTTGCAGGTGGTCAAGACAAAGTGGTCATTCGGCGCAATGATCCCGGTAAAAATAGACTCGCTTTGAGATTGTAACTGGCAAGCAATTTTACCCTTAAGCACCGCATTACTCTGGGCAATCTTATTGGCCTGTTCAACCGAAACCGGATCAATATCGGAGGCTTTCACCTGCCAACCATAATCCACAGCAGCAATAATGGGGTAAATACAGTTAGCCCCAACGCCAATGTCCAACAGGGTGACATCAGACATCGCCAATTGTGGGAACTCTTTTTGCAATAGCTCAGCCGCACGGTGAATATAATCGGCACGTCCAGGAATCGGTGGACACAAGTATCCTTGCGGAATATCCCACTCAGTCACACCATAATGGTGAGCCAATAACGCTTGATTAAGACGTTTTACCGCCACAG is a window of Vibrio porteresiae DSM 19223 DNA encoding:
- the rlmF gene encoding 23S rRNA (adenine(1618)-N(6))-methyltransferase RlmF gives rise to the protein MGESAQTVKPRKSGAQPKKSPAEAAALKVKVITSPAGLHPRNRHHGQYDFTVLCQAVPELRQYVVKNPLGVDTIPFADPVAVKRLNQALLAHHYGVTEWDIPQGYLCPPIPGRADYIHRAAELLQKEFPQLAMSDVTLLDIGVGANCIYPIIAAVDYGWQVKASDIDPVSVEQANKIAQSNAVLKGKIACQLQSQSESIFTGIIAPNDHFVLTTCNPPFHSSLEEAQKGTEQKRANLAKNAQKRQGGKSVMSKSSGLNFGGQKAELWCPGGEAAFLQKMARESALFKDQVLWFSSLISKKENVRWMRKQLEQVGAVEAQVVEMAQGQKISRFIAWSFQNASQRKVWLKEKC
- the metA gene encoding homoserine O-acetyltransferase MetA translates to MPIKIPDQLPARDVLRHENIFVMPESRASTQEIRPLKVLILNLMPKKIETETQFLRLLSNSPLQIDIELLRIDDRPSKNTPEEHLNAFYRQFELVEKRNFDGLIITGAPLGLVQFEDVVYWDHLKRIMDWAKSHVTSTLYVCWAAQAALKLIYNLPKRTREEKLSGVYQHEIRQQFHPLLRGFDDTFLAPHSRYADFDVEYLAEHTDLDILATSKVAGVYLASTKDKRNVFVTGHPEYDAFTLHNEYIRDVKEGLDPAMPVNYYPDNNPENQPHASWRSHGHLLFANWLNYCVYQQTPYDLDNFSEDKFTKDED
- the pilW gene encoding type IV pilus biogenesis/stability protein PilW; protein product: MTKRYFFLSLLLCLLSGCVHQSSQKTTQDPQAIADARIALGLAYLKQHDSVKAKQNLDRALEVMPHYLSAQLAMTYYYEQVGELGLTRKAFTDALKDHRQSGDLLNNYGAFLCRQKEYAPSLAFFERAVASPNYHDIAATYENAALCAWQAKQDDKALRYFTHALHYSPDNERLQRYMIRWASETKQWDVVKERLQHYVRRFGNSRYTAEIERQLASVSRN
- a CDS encoding ABC transporter permease, with protein sequence MWQQQWRSIQDNRWLQWSVIWLPLLLAAFLWWIFSAAIVRDLPIGVVDLSHSTLSRSLIRDVDATSTLAVTRYYASVDQASDDLIQSKIYAYIVIPYRFDRDLTLGHQPTVTTFYNSQYILTGRLVNSAVATVQASFNAKVDLVKTLSRGQQTTLGALANAVPIQTQMTPLFNLNMNYAQFLLSGIIPALWQIIIVASVIMVLANNHQQTQDEVQWQQAPLTQLLRVITPYLPWFALQGMGYLYWFYCLLGWPNHGHLIAILAAQWLTIAACVVMGILFYLITLDAARSLSFAAAYTAPSFAFMGVTFPATNMGTLATLWRDILPISHYIEVQIQQVNYGLSSWESLPTMLNLLWYTIPLAAVLWLAPRRLTPSSRAAEDHSC
- a CDS encoding ATP-binding protein, with product MSLNITLIRGLPGSGKSTLAKTLPGVHLEADMFFVNQHGDYHFRPELIGQAHDWCQAQSEYWLSEGHNIVVSNTFVRQWEMAFYRKLARKYQAKLTIMVCREQYGNVHGVDDKTIAKMKKQWQEHPRVNSAK
- a CDS encoding ABC transporter permease codes for the protein MLSVLMQEWRALTRNAVVVLTVFGGVFFYSYLYPLPYAHQIPLKQPIAVVNLDRSAISYQLERMVDATPQLAVMTRMETIADAKQAFLAQRITGFLVIPEHFYRDLMLGSRPTLSYAGDASYFLVYGTIAEGLAKASGTLSAQAKVTRLLAKGQALVQAQSGYAPTLSNLKPTFNARMGYVDYVVPAVFVLILQQTLVMAAGLIGGTQKTDYRSNRYCWSEPTWKILLTRSIVLVAVYYVLSAYYFGGSFHFHGVNTLANPVQLMTLLLPFLLCSVFIGMVLGAATPKREYVTLLVLVSSMPLVFSAGFIWPVESLPKPLTALVSLFPSTPAIQGFLALNQMGASWPQVATQWTHLWLLTVVWGVLAWVTYQRTQHAIRTLF